Proteins encoded together in one Thalassotalea crassostreae window:
- the miaE gene encoding tRNA isopentenyl-2-thiomethyl-A-37 hydroxylase MiaE has protein sequence MTANENLLAPIYKFLKCTTPDEWVEQAKKKQNLTMILIDHLVCELKAAQSAMFLIRKYAVDAESGQALLEWLRPFEQFVYKKTGDWKEFPNKNKLSKSVIPKSNSPYGQDLIDKMVLLIKEELHHFYQVLEIMDEYGIAYKHITPGRYAKGMLSHVKTHEPDTLVDKLICGAYIEARSCERFAKLAPHVDKRLGDFYISLLRSEARHYQDYLTLAEEIAGKDITERVKFFGEKEAELISSPDSDFKFHSGLPI, from the coding sequence ATGACAGCCAACGAAAACCTTTTAGCACCTATCTATAAGTTCTTAAAATGCACGACCCCTGACGAATGGGTAGAGCAAGCCAAGAAAAAACAAAATCTTACTATGATTTTAATTGATCACCTCGTCTGTGAGCTAAAAGCGGCGCAATCTGCAATGTTTCTAATTCGTAAATATGCGGTTGATGCAGAAAGTGGTCAGGCGTTATTAGAATGGCTTCGTCCATTTGAGCAGTTTGTATATAAAAAAACAGGTGATTGGAAAGAGTTTCCAAATAAAAATAAGCTCTCAAAATCTGTTATACCAAAATCTAACTCTCCATATGGTCAAGACTTGATTGATAAAATGGTATTGCTGATCAAAGAAGAGTTGCATCATTTTTATCAAGTATTAGAAATAATGGATGAATATGGAATAGCGTATAAACATATAACGCCAGGACGATATGCAAAAGGTATGTTGTCGCATGTGAAAACCCATGAACCTGATACGCTAGTGGATAAATTAATTTGTGGTGCTTATATCGAAGCGCGCTCTTGTGAGCGGTTTGCGAAATTGGCGCCACACGTTGATAAGCGGTTAGGGGACTTTTATATTTCTTTATTACGCTCTGAAGCTCGACACTATCAAGATTACCTGACCCTTGCAGAAGAAATTGCCGGTAAAGACATTACTGAACGAGTGAAGTTTTTCGGTGAAAAAGAAGCTGAGTTAATCTCGTCACCCGATAGTGATTTTAAGTTTCATTCAGGCCTGCCAATTTAA